A genome region from Meleagris gallopavo isolate NT-WF06-2002-E0010 breed Aviagen turkey brand Nicholas breeding stock chromosome 9, Turkey_5.1, whole genome shotgun sequence includes the following:
- the TRMT12 gene encoding tRNA wybutosine-synthesizing protein 2 homolog isoform X2, with protein MASGGGTIPALVTEPRFAQHLRQRLEEAQLLDIRYRLQKVPGGSVALPVLEGKAAEQWLQDNELQGPSCRLLWIQDPVPSKAASVQPPAQKLRCELRRLLLKLGESWSEELECDVPRTWQRHGDLVLLSEDSFSAALWAKLGPVLWETVASALGAQRLAKRGRVLPDKMRSPSVTLLLGHNSWVEHVDNGIRYTFDVTKCMFSPGNITEKLRVASMQCSGEVLVDLYAGIGYFTLPYLVHAAAAFAHACEWNPHALEALRRNLALNGVQDRCQIHAGDSRQLRDVADRVNLGLIPSSEEGWPVACRVLKKGTGGVLHIHHNVEARPVPPVLKDEQRLPEESSSQQEDEEHRGSEETESSGREELTARVRPEWRSWAEAAAARIRELLTELHSQPWQTSILHIEAVKSYAPHVHHVVLDLECRPTPPA; from the exons ATGGCTTCTGGGGGTGGCACCATCCCCGCGCTGGTCACGGAGCCGCGTTTTGCCCAGCACTTGAG GCAGCGTTTGGAAGAGGCCCAGCTCTTGGATATCCGGTACCGGCTGCAGAAGGTGCCAGGGGGCAGCgtggctctgcctgtgctggagggGAAGGCAGCGGAGCAGTGGCTGCAGGACAACGAGCTGCAGGGGCCGTCCTGCCGGCTGCTCTGGATCcag GACCCTGTCCCCTCAAAGGCCGCCAGCGTGCAGCCGCCTGCCCAGAAGCTGCGCTGTGAGCTGCGCCGGCTGCTGCTGAAACTGGGAGAGAGCTGGTCAGAAGAGCTGGAGTGCGATGTGCCCCGCACCTGGCAGCGGCATGGAGACTTGGTTCTGCTGAGTGAGGACAGCTTCAGTGCTGCGCTGTGGGCGAAGCTGG GCCCTGTGCTCTGGGAGACGGTCGCCTCGGCTTTGGGTGCACAGCGCCTGGCCAAGCGAGGACGGGTGTTGCCAGACAAGATGCGCTCCCCCAGTGTCACCCTGCTGCTGGGCCACAACAGCTGGGTGGAACATGTGGACAATGGCATTCG GTACACGTTCGATGTGACAAAATGTATGTTCTCCCCGGGTAATATCACGGAGAAGCTGCGAGTGGCCTCGATGCAGTGCTCTGGGGAGGTGCTGGTGGATCTCTATGCAG GGATTGGGTACTTCACACTACCATACCTGGTTCACGCGGCTGCTGCCTTTGCCCATGCCTGTGAGTGGAACCCACACGCCCTGGAGGCCCTGAGGAGGAACCTGGCACTGAACGGTGTGCAGGACCGCTGCCAGATCCACgctggggacagcaggcag ctgagggATGTGGCTGACCGGGTGAACCTGGGACTGATCCCCAGCTCTGAGGAGGGCTGGCCCGTGGCCTGCCGCGTCCTGAAGAAGGGCACGGGAGGGGTTCTGCACATCCACCACAATGTAGAGGCTCGCCCCGTGCCTCCTGTTCTGAAGGATGAGCAGAGACTCCCAGAGGAATCCAGCTCTCAGCAGGAGGATGAAGAACACCGGGGCTCCGAGGAGACAGAGAGCAGTGGGCGGGAAGAGCTGACAGCCAGAGTCAGGCCTGAGTGGcggagctgggctgaagcagctgctgcacgGATCCGGGAGCTGCTGACTGAGCTGCACAGCCAGCCATGGCAGACCAGCATCCTGCACATTGAGGCAGTGAAATCCTACGCACCCCATGTGCATCACGTTGTGCTGGACCTTGAATGCCGCCCAACGCCGCCTGCCTAG
- the TRMT12 gene encoding tRNA wybutosine-synthesizing protein 2 homolog isoform X1, giving the protein MASGGGTIPALVTEPRFAQHLRQRLEEAQLLDIRYRLQKVPGGSVALPVLEGKAAEQWLQDNELQGPSCRLLWIQDPVPSKAASVQPPAQKLRCELRRLLLKLGESWSEELECDVPRTWQRHGDLVLLSEDSFSAALWAKLGPVLWETVASALGAQRLAKRGRVLPDKMRSPSVTLLLGHNSWVEHVDNGIRYTFDVTKCMFSPGNITEKLRVASMQCSGEVLVDLYAGIGYFTLPYLVHAAAAFAHACEWNPHALEALRRNLALNGVQDRCQIHAGDSRQLQLRDVADRVNLGLIPSSEEGWPVACRVLKKGTGGVLHIHHNVEARPVPPVLKDEQRLPEESSSQQEDEEHRGSEETESSGREELTARVRPEWRSWAEAAAARIRELLTELHSQPWQTSILHIEAVKSYAPHVHHVVLDLECRPTPPA; this is encoded by the exons ATGGCTTCTGGGGGTGGCACCATCCCCGCGCTGGTCACGGAGCCGCGTTTTGCCCAGCACTTGAG GCAGCGTTTGGAAGAGGCCCAGCTCTTGGATATCCGGTACCGGCTGCAGAAGGTGCCAGGGGGCAGCgtggctctgcctgtgctggagggGAAGGCAGCGGAGCAGTGGCTGCAGGACAACGAGCTGCAGGGGCCGTCCTGCCGGCTGCTCTGGATCcag GACCCTGTCCCCTCAAAGGCCGCCAGCGTGCAGCCGCCTGCCCAGAAGCTGCGCTGTGAGCTGCGCCGGCTGCTGCTGAAACTGGGAGAGAGCTGGTCAGAAGAGCTGGAGTGCGATGTGCCCCGCACCTGGCAGCGGCATGGAGACTTGGTTCTGCTGAGTGAGGACAGCTTCAGTGCTGCGCTGTGGGCGAAGCTGG GCCCTGTGCTCTGGGAGACGGTCGCCTCGGCTTTGGGTGCACAGCGCCTGGCCAAGCGAGGACGGGTGTTGCCAGACAAGATGCGCTCCCCCAGTGTCACCCTGCTGCTGGGCCACAACAGCTGGGTGGAACATGTGGACAATGGCATTCG GTACACGTTCGATGTGACAAAATGTATGTTCTCCCCGGGTAATATCACGGAGAAGCTGCGAGTGGCCTCGATGCAGTGCTCTGGGGAGGTGCTGGTGGATCTCTATGCAG GGATTGGGTACTTCACACTACCATACCTGGTTCACGCGGCTGCTGCCTTTGCCCATGCCTGTGAGTGGAACCCACACGCCCTGGAGGCCCTGAGGAGGAACCTGGCACTGAACGGTGTGCAGGACCGCTGCCAGATCCACgctggggacagcaggcag ctgcagctgagggATGTGGCTGACCGGGTGAACCTGGGACTGATCCCCAGCTCTGAGGAGGGCTGGCCCGTGGCCTGCCGCGTCCTGAAGAAGGGCACGGGAGGGGTTCTGCACATCCACCACAATGTAGAGGCTCGCCCCGTGCCTCCTGTTCTGAAGGATGAGCAGAGACTCCCAGAGGAATCCAGCTCTCAGCAGGAGGATGAAGAACACCGGGGCTCCGAGGAGACAGAGAGCAGTGGGCGGGAAGAGCTGACAGCCAGAGTCAGGCCTGAGTGGcggagctgggctgaagcagctgctgcacgGATCCGGGAGCTGCTGACTGAGCTGCACAGCCAGCCATGGCAGACCAGCATCCTGCACATTGAGGCAGTGAAATCCTACGCACCCCATGTGCATCACGTTGTGCTGGACCTTGAATGCCGCCCAACGCCGCCTGCCTAG